Below is a window of Bremerella alba DNA.
CATTGCAGTGAAACCGTTTTCATTGTCTTGTGCGTGACCGGTCTGGCATCGCCATTGCCAAAGCAATTTCCGCGCGACCAGCTTCGAGCCACTACGTCCATGGCGTTGTTGGGAACCGACAAACGATACGAGGCCCCTTTCCGTACGCGTGGATCGACAATTGCCGGTGGTGGTTGCTGCTCTAACCTGGTCAATGCCTCGGTCAAATCAGAAGTCTCGGCAATTTCGTCAGCACTGCCGGCAATCAAGTCCTGAAATAGCCGCAGTGGCAAAGGAGGCCATTCGGCATCACCACCAGCGGCCCGTCCATGAAATTGGGGATTGAGAAAGGTCGCCGAAATATAAAGCGCGTCAGCCATCGTTGACAATTCTCCTGACTAATCATTCTTCTTGACGTCATTGGCAGCCTTCTTTTTGTCGAAGTCGACGGTGCGTTTTTTTCTCACACCAAACGCTTCGTCGGCTGCGGTGGCAAACGCGAGCGCCTCGTCATGGGTCGTATTCAAGGGATCGCGTTGGTCGCTGCAATAAACCACGTCGCATTTCGGCGTTCGATTGAACGCGGCTCCATTGAAGTTGGATTTGAGGCCGCAGATCTTTCATTTCGGGAAGGTTTGGGGGCGATCGTTTCCTGAAGTGTGGGCAAACAGTATATTGAGCCCTGATGGTTGGATTTTCTCAGAATCTTTCGTTGCAGGGAAGTCACATGAGCCTTGTGGTGCAAGTCATCATGCTCTTCGGTAAGTCGGTTCGCCAGCGCGGTTCAGAGTACGCAGCAGCAGGGCGAGTTCATGTGGTAAATTCCGAAGATTCCTGGGCTTCTTTTGAAGTAGAGGGTTCTGATTTCGAGCCGTATACGGTGCTGCTTGATTGGGAAAATGGCCTTCGCAACGGCATGGAATGCAATTGCCCTCATTATGATCGGGGCAACTTTTGTAAGCATCTGTGGGCTGCCATCCTTTTCGCTGACCGACTTGGGTTGGCGAATAATTCACGAGGTTCGAAAAAGCGAGGCAGTCATGCCGTAAAAACTCCATCGTGGAAGAGTCAACTCGGTCGTGCCGTGCGTCCTTCACACTCAAACCATCTCTCCAGGTCGGCAACGCTCGCGAATTTGCGGCCTCGGCAATTACTGTTCTGCCTCGAACCTCAAATCGCCTCACACGCTCTTATCGTCTTGCTTTACCAGCAAGAGAAACGGGATGATGGATCGTGGGGAGAGGCCACTCCATTTCAAATGGACGACCCCAATTTCGCCAGCGTTGCCGGCCCAGACGACCTCCGTCTGCTTGGGTTGTTGAAAGCCAACCTAGACCTAACCGAAATGGAGGACCTGGATGAGGATTGGCATGAATTCGACTCTCCCGCGGAGATTGAGCTAAAACCGGAACTATATGAGTTTGTTTTGCCGATGCTGGCCAATACACATCGGTTTTTCTATTTGCCACGATACGGTTCATGGGAAGAAGCACGCCCAATTGGTTGGGACGCTAATACCGCGTGGTCTTTTCAACTGAGCGCCCAATGTGTCGATTCTAAAAAAGCTTGGGAAATTACCGGGAAACTAACAACCGGTCGTCAGGTTCGCCCGCTTTCGGATTGCGTTCGTTACTACCCGACCGGTCTGATCTTGATCGACGACCAGCTTGCCCGCTTCGACTTGCCGGCCGATCGTCGCTGGTTGGAACTGCTTAGTCGTCAGGGTTCATTGCTCGTTCCTTACCAAGACCAGGCTGCGTTGATCGAGGAACTGTGGCACCATGGATCGCCAGGCAAGATCCTGGGTGACGAGCGGCTAAACTTGACTTCGGTGGAAGGTCACCCGCGCGGAAAATTAGTGGTTCAAGCCAGACCGGGCGATACAAAGCGTCGATACCGAAAGGGTTCCGACCCGGTGTTGTTTGCCGACGTCTCCTTTCTCTACCAACAGCACGAAGCCGCGCTCGACAGCACTCAACGTATTTGGCCTGATGCCGAGTCGCTGCAAGTGATCCGCGCCAATGAAACCGAGGAAGCTCGTTTGCTCGATCGGTTGCATCAGTTGGGCATGAATTCCTTGAGGACAACGTATCTTGGCTCAACCTCTCCTGGACGTCACGTTTTTCCGGCAGGTAGCTTCGATCAAATTACCGCCCAACTGATCGAAGAGGACTGGGAAGTGCATGCCGAAGGCGTGCCGGTCCGTAAGAGCAGCGGGCTCTCGCTGAACGTGCGTTCGAAGGTCGATTGGTTCGAGTTGGAAGGCGAAGCAAATTTCGACGGCCAGGTTGTTTCGCTGCCAGACCTGCTGAAGTCGCTGAAGAATGGGGAACGCTATATTCGTCTGGGTGACGGCACGCAAGGTATGCTGCCCGAACAATGGTTAGAAACACTCGGCGTGGTTACCGGGTTCGCCCAACGATCCGAGGAGGACAGTCTTCGCTTTCAATCGAGCCAGGCATTGTTGCTCGATTCGATGCTGTCGGCGGCTGGCCAAGCGGCGTCTTTGAAAGTCGACCGAAAGTTTTACGCCATTCGCAAGAAGCTGCAGTCATTCGACGGCATAAAGCCTGCCAAGCCGCCGCAATCATTCCAGGGGAACCTGCGTAAGTATCAGCAGGAAGGTTTAGGGTGGCTCAATTTTCTGGAGAAATTCAGCTTTGGCGGATGCCTGGCCGACGATATGGGCCTCGGCAAAACAGTCCAGGTATTGGCACTGCTGGCAGCACGCAAGCGACGGTCGCCCAAGAGCGAGGAGAAACGCCCATCGTTGGTCGTCGCCCCCAACAGTGTCGTTCATAACTGGAAACTGGAGGCCGAGCGATTCTCTCCGCGCCTGAACGTAGCGATCTACGCAGGGACCGATCGCAAAAAGAAACATCCCGAACTTGATCCGTTCGACCTGGTACTAACAACCTACGGAACCATGCGAAAAGATATCGAACGCTTGAGTCAGATCGGTTGGGATTATGCGATTTTGGACGAAGCTCAGGCAATCAAAAACAACGCTTCGCAAACCGCCAAAGCAAGCCGACTGCTCAATGCCCGGCATCGATTGGCCCTCTCTGGCACTCCGATCGAGAATCATATGGGCGAACTGTGGTCACTGATGGAGTTCCTCAACCCGGGACTGCTGGGAACGAGTTCAAATTTCAAGAACCTGACCGGCAAAGGATCGGAAATCGACCAGCAGCAGGTCGATGTTCTTCGCCAAGGCCTGGCTCCCTTTTTGTTGCGACGCACCAAGGCTCAAGTGCTTCCGCAACTTCCCCAGAAGACCGAGCAGCGGCTCTACTGCGATCTGCCTCCCTCGCAGCAAAAACAATACGACCAGCTACGCGATCACTACCGGGCCAGTTTGAATCAGAAGATTGCCCGGTCAGGTATGGCGAAAACAAAAATTCATGTCTTGGAGGCACTGCTGCGTTTGCGGCAAGCGGCCTGTCACCCTGGATTGATCGATCCTGCCCATAGCGGTAAGCCATCGGCCAAGCT
It encodes the following:
- the csb2 gene encoding type I-G CRISPR-associated protein Csb2: MADALYISATFLNPQFHGRAAGGDAEWPPLPLRLFQDLIAGSADEIAETSDLTEALTRLEQQPPPAIVDPRVRKGASYRLSVPNNAMDVVARSWSRGNCFGNGDARPVTHKTMKTVSLQCLLEDETVRYLWPLDSQYRPEDRLLRLRPLPALGWGIDLVVGNALVISQESPDAPSD
- a CDS encoding DEAD/DEAH box helicase, producing the protein MSLVVQVIMLFGKSVRQRGSEYAAAGRVHVVNSEDSWASFEVEGSDFEPYTVLLDWENGLRNGMECNCPHYDRGNFCKHLWAAILFADRLGLANNSRGSKKRGSHAVKTPSWKSQLGRAVRPSHSNHLSRSATLANLRPRQLLFCLEPQIASHALIVLLYQQEKRDDGSWGEATPFQMDDPNFASVAGPDDLRLLGLLKANLDLTEMEDLDEDWHEFDSPAEIELKPELYEFVLPMLANTHRFFYLPRYGSWEEARPIGWDANTAWSFQLSAQCVDSKKAWEITGKLTTGRQVRPLSDCVRYYPTGLILIDDQLARFDLPADRRWLELLSRQGSLLVPYQDQAALIEELWHHGSPGKILGDERLNLTSVEGHPRGKLVVQARPGDTKRRYRKGSDPVLFADVSFLYQQHEAALDSTQRIWPDAESLQVIRANETEEARLLDRLHQLGMNSLRTTYLGSTSPGRHVFPAGSFDQITAQLIEEDWEVHAEGVPVRKSSGLSLNVRSKVDWFELEGEANFDGQVVSLPDLLKSLKNGERYIRLGDGTQGMLPEQWLETLGVVTGFAQRSEEDSLRFQSSQALLLDSMLSAAGQAASLKVDRKFYAIRKKLQSFDGIKPAKPPQSFQGNLRKYQQEGLGWLNFLEKFSFGGCLADDMGLGKTVQVLALLAARKRRSPKSEEKRPSLVVAPNSVVHNWKLEAERFSPRLNVAIYAGTDRKKKHPELDPFDLVLTTYGTMRKDIERLSQIGWDYAILDEAQAIKNNASQTAKASRLLNARHRLALSGTPIENHMGELWSLMEFLNPGLLGTSSNFKNLTGKGSEIDQQQVDVLRQGLAPFLLRRTKAQVLPQLPQKTEQRLYCDLPPSQQKQYDQLRDHYRASLNQKIARSGMAKTKIHVLEALLRLRQAACHPGLIDPAHSGKPSAKLKLLLEQLDEVVSEGHKALVFSQFTKMLAIVKQRLEDVKISYEYLDGKTKDRQSRVDRFQNDADCRVFLISLKAGGTGLNLTAADYVYLLDPWWNPAVESQAIDRAHRIGQTNPVFAYRLIAKNTVEEKILELQSQKSKLAEAIISADSSLLKNLSAEDLQAILS